AGCGCGCCGGAAGTTTGTGGGCCGGTCTCCATCATGGCTTTAATTCCTCATTCGCCTAAGAGCCTTCGTAAGCGACTACACTGAGTAACACCAAAGAAGATTGCAAGAGGAACAAGAACACTCATGCAAAATAGAAAGATTGAGAGAAAAGCCATCCATCACAGCAGAAAAATTAGGTCCCTCGGCGCGGCGTCGGTAATGACCGCAGCGCTCCTTTCGATCCCAGCGCCGGCGCTAGCCGATGAAACGCTGGATCAGCTGGTTCTTTGCTCAGCGATATTCAACGCCTCGGTGGCGCGCACCAAGGGCGAGGAACTGCGCGACGATTATGTTCAGAAAACCCTGCGCTACGCCCAGGCGGCCATCGCCGAGGCGGAGCAGCAGGGCATGAGCGAGCAACAGTTCCAGCAATACGCGCTGGAGTTGGGCGAACGGGCGACGATCCAAGAATCGGACTTGGCCGCTCAACGGTCGCACTGTCTATCGAAGGTGTCCGTCGAGTAGTCGCCTCCCGGCGCCCAAGCGTTACGAGTTTTCTTCTTCGTTGGCGCTGTTGTCCAGCGAGGCGCCCGTCGGGTCCTTCTCAACAACATCGGCGACGGTGTCGAAAACCCGCGCCTCTTCGCTCAGCTGTTCCTGAAGGTTGGGGTTCTGCTCCCCCACATGGCGAAAGAATTCGGCGGCATGGCGAAGCAGGCGTGCAGAAATTTCAGCATTCGTTGACATCAACGACGCTCCTTTTTGGATAACGATGTGATTTTGGGTGAGGCGCAAGGCTAACATGAGCCTCGGCGGCCTTGGGAAGGAAAAACTTCCCGCAGAGCCCGAAAATTCCCGGCGAGGGGCTTCCCTTAGGCCTGGGCTTCCACTTCCGCTAGAGCCATCTCGATGTACAGCTCCCGAAGGCGCTTTGAGACCGGGCCGGGCGCGCCATTGCTCATGATCCGGTCATCGATCCGGACCACGGGCATGACGAAGGAAGAGGCGCTGGTCGAGAAAGCCTCGGCCGCCTCGTAGGCTTCTTCCGGCGTGAAGGCCCGTTCCTCGATCTCGATGCCGTCGCGCTCGGCCAGGGCCAGCACAGCCTTACGGGTGATGCCGTGAAGGATCTCGTTGCTCAGGTCGCGCGTCACCAGCTTCCCGTCGGCGGTAATGATGAAAGCGTTGTTTGAGGAGCCTTCGGTGACATAGCCATCCTCGACCATCCAGGCGTCGTTGGCGCCGGCGTCCAGCGCCTGTTGCTTGGCCAGGGATTGCGCCAAAAGGCCAACGGTCTTGATGTCCCGTCGTTTCCAACGGATATCGGGCAGGGTAACCACCGATATGCCTTTCTCGGCGGACTTGCTTTCCAGGACCGATTTCTCCTGGGTGAACATGACCAGGCTCGACTTGGCATCCTCCGGAAAGGCGAAGTCGCGGTCGGCGGCGCCGCGCGTGACCTGCAGGTAGATCATCCCCTCGTCGAGCTGGTTGCGCGCGACAACCTCTTTCTGCACCGTCTCAATCTCCGCATCGCTGCAGGGCGGCGCCATCTTGAGCTCAGCCAGGGAGCGTCCCAAGCGCTTCAGGTGCCCCTCGTTCTCGACCAACTTGCCACGGATAACGGTGCTGACTTCATAAACGCCATCGGCAAAGAGGAAGCCCCGGTCGAAGACGGAGATCTTAGCCTCTTCCTCTGGAAGGAACTCACCGTTGACGTAGACGATACGGGACATGTCGGGGCGCTCGCTGATTGGGGTTGGCCGTTAATCTGGCGGTCAGTGTGCCGATTTCCGCCTTGCGTTCAAGCCCCGTTCACGCCCCGGCAAAAGGCTTTAATGCCCGTAATAGACCCCGACAACGAGATTGAGCCCGCTGACCTTGTCGCGGGGGATGGAGAAGGTTTTCTCCGGGTTCAACTGACGCAGCTTCACCTTGTCGGTGTCGAGCGACACCAGTTCCTTGATGAAGGCCTCATGCTCCGTCGCATCCTCCGCCCGCGTGATCAAAAGCACGTCGGAGCCCTTGCGCACCGGGCGCTGAGGATGAATCAGCAGAA
This genomic window from Limibacillus sp. contains:
- a CDS encoding D-amino-acid transaminase yields the protein MSRIVYVNGEFLPEEEAKISVFDRGFLFADGVYEVSTVIRGKLVENEGHLKRLGRSLAELKMAPPCSDAEIETVQKEVVARNQLDEGMIYLQVTRGAADRDFAFPEDAKSSLVMFTQEKSVLESKSAEKGISVVTLPDIRWKRRDIKTVGLLAQSLAKQQALDAGANDAWMVEDGYVTEGSSNNAFIITADGKLVTRDLSNEILHGITRKAVLALAERDGIEIEERAFTPEEAYEAAEAFSTSASSFVMPVVRIDDRIMSNGAPGPVSKRLRELYIEMALAEVEAQA